One segment of Toxoplasma gondii ME49 chromosome VI, whole genome shotgun sequence DNA contains the following:
- a CDS encoding hypothetical protein (encoded by transcript TGME49_242710) gives MASSSELIVSRVQPCSKLGFSMPIPSMAGWYVQVTDDSGNLLYALSTPSFPKPALTAKGLIHALLSTCCSHLGCRPTLLHACPDNGESHDRSTRPEAMFGSCRVILSAEEMSEPREATYSELDRRKMRVDSVERYETTERRERTNCLTTGLTRNRSSDGMLAETGRRVYVFFLCQVPHDESVDNIDAVKALVNRSLSVIESEVRILLQGVGINFQGHKAFQDRLRLLRTALKPLTQRLAFLLGSLKPSGLDCNSHQT, from the exons atggcttcttcttctgagcTCATAGTGAGTCGCGTACAGCCGTGCTCGAAGCTCGGTTTTTCGATGCCGATCCCTTCTATGGCAGGCTGGTATGTGCAGGTCACGGATGACTCTGGTAATCTTCTCTACGCGCTCTCAACTCCTTCATTTCCCAAACCCGCTCTGACAGCAAAGGGCCTAATTCACGCGCTCCTATCCACGTGCTGTTCGCACCTGGGATGCCGGCCAACATTGCTGCACGCGTGTCCCGATAACGGTGAAAGTCACGACAGGTCAACTCGACCAGAGGCTATGTTTGGATCGTGCAGAGTGATTTTATCCGCAGAAGAAATGAGCGAACCTCGCGAGGCAACGTATAGTGAGCTCGATAGACGCAAGATGCGTGTGGACTCGGTTGAAAGATACGAAACAActgaaagacgagagagaaccaaCTGTTTGACAACAGGACTCACCAGGAACCGCAGCAGTGATGGAATGCTCGCTGAAACAGGGCGGAGAGTTTACGTATTTTTTCTGTGTCAA GTTCCGCACGATGAATCCGTGGATAATATAGATGCTGTGAAAGCCTTGGTAAACCGGTCTTTGTCGGTGATCGAATCTGAAGTACGCATCCTGCTACAGGGTGTCGGTATCAATTTCCAAGGACACAAGGCGTTTCAG GATCGGCTGAGGCTCTTGCGAACGGCGCTCAAGCCGCTTACTCAACGCTTGGCTTTCCTCCTTGGTTCGCTCAAACCCTCGGGCTTGGACTGTAATTCTCATCAGACGTAA
- the ASP5 gene encoding aspartyl protease ASP5 (encoded by transcript TGME49_242720~Product name based on PMID:17547703.~Predicted trans-membrane domain (TMHMM2.0):864-887): MEAGAMGGSSFLSFSSGPSAETSPSSLSPPTSSSPSPSPQLVSDSVESLHAKRPLAQSSRSSSRTAASTCFCWQGEGQENEAAPTISQEERRGGSMTAASAGHLETAREEAARCLGCSYTGEERRGASSATSVLSLGGERGRPPSRSSSLWTFSGLLSPLAFRSRRCCPQFSSSSSPLSPLPHPRGAPASACGSAVITDRAGRPASPLSFSRLASPVSDPSGVCPPRVVAARVWRLLSSVLFSLVNCARLFPRRLSRRPDPLRKPRAQVWSASSRSLQALLLATVALFAACSSLHGSSLLGAQAASPTPPFLSLSSSPRSLASDSAKKGSNAPEQSREQRGEREGERQRPDKGEENGETEETFPAASGVVPAPGLKVADLPRTGPPVDLLGLPIRKKVFRARLYGSMFSYAYYFLDILVGTPPQRASVILDTGSSLLAFPCAGCSECGQHLDPAMDTSRSATGEWIDCKEQERCFGSCSGGTPLGGLGGGGVSSMRRCMYTQTYSEGSAIRGIYFSDVVALGEVEQKNPPVRYDFVGCHTQETNLFVTQKAAGIFGISFPKGHRQPTLLDVMFGHTNLVDKKMFSVCISEDGGLLTVGGYEPTLLVAPPESESTPATEALRPVAGESASRRISEKTSPHHAALLTWTSIISHSTYRVPLSGMEVEGLVLGSGVDDFGNTMVDSGTTYSYFPPAVFSRWRSFLSRFCTPELFCERERDGRPCWRVSPGTDLSSIFPPIKVSFGDEKNSQVWWWPEGYLYRRTGGYFCDGLDDNKVSASVLGLSFFKNKQVLFDREQDRVGFAAAKCPSFFLDQRPRGPDSGDGPKGRPTAPFTVPPLRVPVPMDGGGVPGDAKQPEGLPLSPQQLWVAAALVVVAILIAVTVILLHTIKRPSRSSAVVPAPSAPRLPFAQNSKSAGRFARGLGHGALGVGNPVYVQRTQRYREVQEAQPHTADAYYDVEEDRFTGEDDGDFFGDDSVPSAEEQETAPSLSLREESSPFSASQSTLLDLPLGGE; this comes from the exons ATGGAGGCAGGCGCGATGGGGGGCTCTTCGTTCCTCAGTTTCTCCTCAGGTCCTTCCGCAGAAACCTCGCCGagctcgctctctcctccgacctcttcttctccgtccccGTCTCCTCAACTGGTTTCTGATTCGGTAGAGTCGCTGCATGCTAAGCGGCCGCTTGCACAGTCGTCgcggtcttcctctcggacAGCTGCGTCGACATGTTTCTGCTGGCAAGGAGAGGGTCAGGAGAACGAGGCGGCTCCGACGATATCccaggaggaaagaaggggagggTCAATGACTGCTGCGTCAGCAGGTCATCTGGAaactgcgagagaagaagcggcaagGTGTTTAGGATGTTCGTACACCGGAGAGGAGCGTCGGGGCGCGAGTTCCGCGAcgtctgtcttgtctcttgGAGGCGAGCGAGGACGTCCTCCGTCTCGGAGTTCATCTCTCTGGACATTTTcaggtcttctctctcctctcgcgttcaGGTCGCGTCGCTGTTGTCCTCaattttcctcttcttcgtctcccttgtCTCCCCTCCCCCATCCGCGTGGAGCTCCTGCGTCTGCTTGCGGGTCCGCAGTAATAACAGACCGTGCGGGGAGGCCGGCTTCGCcgctgtctttttctcgtctagCTTCGCCCGTGAGTGATCCTTCGGGTGTATGTCCACCGCGTGTGGTCGCGGCGCGCGTTTGGCGTCTCCTAtcttccgttctcttctctctcgtcaaCTGCGCGCGTCTGTTTCCCCGGCGCCTTTCTCGACGTCCCGACCCGTTGAGGAAACCGCGTGCTCAGGTCTGgagcgcgtcttctcgctcactTCAGGCTCTGCTCCTCGCgactgtcgctctcttcgctgcctgttcctctctccacggctcttctctccttggcGCCCAAGCCGCGTCTCCGACGCcgcccttcctctctctttcttcgtcgcctcggTCTCTCGCAAGCGACTCAGCGAAGAAAGGATCCAACGCTCCCGAGCAGAGcagggaacagagaggagagcgcgagGGAGAACGTCAGCGTCCtgacaagggagaagaaaacggagagacggaagagacatTTCCGGCAGCGTCAGGAGTCGTCCCCGCCCCTGGACTGAAGGTCGCCGATCTGCCCAGAACAGGACCCCCAGTAGATCTCCTCGGACTGCCAATTAGAAAAAAAGTTTTCAGAGCTCGACTGTACGGCAGCATGTTCAGCTACGCTTATTATTTCCTCGACATTCTCGTGGGGACCCCGCCGCAACGTGCGTCTGTCATTCTTGACACCGGAagttctctcctcgccttcccaTGCGCCG GCTGCAGCGAGTGTGGGCAGCACTTGGACCCGGCGATGGACACGAGCCGAAGCGCGACGGGCGAGTGGATCGACTGCAAAGAGCAAGAAAGATGCTTCGGCTCTTGCAGCGGAGGCACCCCGCTCGGAGGCTTGGGAGGCGGCGGCGTCAGCAGCATGcgcaggtgtatgtacacgcaAACGTACAGCGAGGGCAGTGCGATTCGCGGCATCTACTTCTCGGACGTCGTTGCCCTTGGCGAAGTCGAGCAAAAGAATCCCCCCGTCCGATACGACTTTGTCg GGTGTCACACACAAGAAACGAACTTGTTTGTCACGCAGAAGGCCGCAGGCATTTTCGGAATTTCTTTTCCTAAGGGTCACCGACAGCCGACGCTGCTGGACGTGATGTTCGGCCATACAAACCTCGTCGACAAGAAGATGTTTTCCGTCTGCATCTCAG AGGACGGAGGGCTGCTGACAGTTGGAGGCTACGAACCTACGCTGCTGGTAGCGCCTCCGGAGTCCGAGTCGACTCCTGCGACGGAAGCGCTGAGACCTGTCGCAGGAGAAAGCGCGTCGAGAAGGATTTCTGAAAAGACTTCGCCTCACCATGCGGCGCTCCTCACCTGGACAAGCATCATTTCACACTCCACCTACCGCGTTCCTCTTTCCGGGATGGAGGTCGAGGGTCTTGTGCTGGGAAGCGGCGTTGACGACTTTGGAAACACCATGGTTGACTCTG gAACGACGTATTCGTATTTCCCGCCGGCAGTGTTCTCGCGGTGGCGTTCGTTTCTAAGTCGTTTTTGTACGCCGGAGTTgttctgcgagagagagcgcgatGGTCGCCCGTGCTGGCGAGTGTCGCCAGGGACGGATTTGAGTTCGATATTCCCTCCGATCAAAGTCTCTTTTGGCGACGAAAAAAACTCGCAAGTCTGGTGGTGGCCAGAAGGCTACTTGTACCGGCGAACGGGAGG ATATTTCTGTGACGGGCTCGACGACAACAAAGTCAGCGCCAGCGTCTTGGGACTTTCCTTCTTCAAAAACAAACAAGTGCTCTTCGACCGAGAGCAAGACCGCGTCGGCTTCGCCGCTGCCAAGtgtccttccttcttcctcgatcaGAGGCCGCGGGGGCCGGACTCAG GCGATGGACCGAAGGGGAGACCGACCGCGCCTTTTACTGTGCCTCCTTTACGTGTGCCG GTGCCCATGGACGGCGGCGGAGTTCCGGGGGACGCGAAGCAGCCAGAAGGTCTGCCATTATCCCCTCAAC AGCTGTGGGTGGCGGCAGCGCTGGTTGTCGTAGCGATCCTGATCGCCGTCACTGTCATTCTCCTTCACACCATCAAACGGCCCTCCAGGAGCTCTGCTGTCGTCCCTGCGCCCTCGGCGCCTCGCCTGCCTTTTGCCCAGAATTCAAAGTCTGCGGGCCGCTTCGCGCGCGGACTCGGACACGGCGCGCTGGGGGTCGGGAAcccggtgtatgtacagcgcACGCAGAGGTACCGCGAGGTGCAGGAGGCGCAGCCTCACACTGCAGACGCGTACTACGACG TTGAGGAAGACCGATtcactggagaagacgatGGAGACTTCTTTGGGGACGACTCGGTTCCCTCTGCTgaggaacaggagacagcgccttcgctgtctcttcgagaagaaagctcgCCGTTCTCGGCGTCTCAATCGACTCTTCTGGATCTGCCTCTTGGCGGAGAGTAG
- a CDS encoding guanylate kinase family protein (encoded by transcript TGME49_242730), with translation MWRVSRFFLPRQVREIETTTRSRPERMQWHCKEIDGSGRFSYSAPRMLAAAADANALSAAATKSRAVAAAAEEERTTAAELLPISSSGGVSPSSANAALREAQRSAGDAAEDAVLEETNDAREVEENGASEAESGCRRATLLKRILRDTAPRILVVAGPSGVGKGTLVKRIFAKWPQAFGFSISHTSRQPRPGETHGKEYFFCSREEFEKLKKEGHFVESAEFSGNCYGTSFAAVDNVRRGERICLLEIDMAGVLQIQSTPLAQEANFVFIQPPSIEELKARLRGRRTENEEHIAKRLAAAQRELALAKETHFDFYLTNDNLEDAWQKLEAQLVQWYGPVFKKAAGPGEKRSRLSEEETKAEEAKTEEAKAEEAKAEEAKVEETKVEGNAGE, from the exons ATGTGGAGAGTCTCGCGGTTTTTCCTGCCTCGCCAAGTCCGGGAAATAGAGACAACGACCAGGAGCCGCccagaacgcatgcagtggcacTGCAAAGAGATCGACGGTTCCGGacg TTTTTCCTACTCAGCGCCGAGAATGCTGGCGGCTGCTGCAGACGCGAATGCCCTCTCGGCGGCGGCGACAAAGAGCCGCGCGGtggcggctgctgctgaggaagagaggacgacggcAGCAGAGCTCTTGCCCATCTCTTCGTCTGGAGGCGTTTCCCCGAGCTCTGCGAATGCGGCCTtgagagaggcgcagcgtTCTGCGGGAGATGCTGCAGAGGACGCGGTtctcgaggagacgaacgacgcgagggaagtcgaggagaaCGGAGCGTCTGAAGCGGAGAGCGGCTGCAGACGAGCGACGCTGCTCAAGAGAATTCTCCGCGACACGGCGCCGCGTATCCTCGTCGTCGCCGGCCCGAGCGGAGTCGGAAAAGGAACTCTCGTCAAACGGATTTTCGCCAAGTGGCCGCAG GCGTTCGGCTTCAGCATCAGCCACACATCTCGCCAGCCTCGCCCTGGTGAGACGCACGGCAAGGAAtattttttctgttctcgcGAGGAGTTCgagaagttgaagaaggaaggTCACTTTGTGGAGTCTGCAGAGTTCTCTGGAAACTGCTACGGCACCTCTTTCGCCGCCGTCGACAACGTTCG ACGCGGAGAACGgatctgtctcctcgagatCGACATGGCTGGCGTCTTGCAAATTCAGTCCACTCCTCTCGCTCAGGAAGCCAACTTTGTCTTCATTCAACCTCCCTCGATCGAAGAATTGAAGGCCCGACTTCGCGGACGacgcacagaaaacgaagaacat ATTGCGAAGAGGCTGGCAGCGGCGCAGCGCGAATTAGCGTTagcgaaagaaacacacTTTGATTTTTATCTCACGAATGACAACCTGGAGGACGCGTGGCAGAAACTCGAGGCTCAGCTTGTCCAGTGGTACGGACCTGTCTTTAAAAAAGCAGCCGgacctggagagaagaggagcagactgagtgaagaggaaacgaaggcagaggaggcgaagacagaggaggcgaaggcagaggaggcgaaggcagaggaggcgaaggtggaggagacgaaggtcGAGGGGAACGCAGGAGAGTAG